From Caballeronia insecticola, a single genomic window includes:
- the nagZ gene encoding beta-N-acetylhexosaminidase — protein sequence MKRTPGPIMLDVAGTTLNDADIERISHPMTGGIILFARHFQDRAQLVALTDAIRAVRDDILIAVDHEGGRVQRFRTDGFTVLPAPGKLGALWDRDVLAATRAATAFGYVLAAELRACGIDMSFTPVLDLNYGQSKVIGDRALHGDPRVVAMLAKSLNHGLALAGMANCGKHFPGHGFAEADSHVALPTDDRPLEEILAADVRPYDWLGMSLSSVIPAHVIYTQVDDKPAGFSRIWLQDILRGRLGFNGAIFSDDLSMEAARAGGTLTEAATAALTAGCDMVLICNQPEEAGRVLEQLRYTPPKASTQRIAQMRPRGKALRWSKLQAHPDYLAARALVKETLG from the coding sequence ATGAAACGCACTCCCGGCCCCATCATGCTCGATGTAGCGGGCACGACGCTCAACGACGCGGATATCGAGCGCATTTCGCACCCGATGACCGGCGGCATCATTCTTTTCGCACGGCATTTTCAGGACCGCGCGCAACTCGTCGCGCTGACCGACGCGATCCGCGCGGTGCGTGACGACATCCTGATCGCCGTCGATCACGAAGGCGGGCGCGTGCAGCGCTTCCGCACCGACGGCTTCACCGTGCTGCCCGCGCCGGGCAAGCTCGGCGCGCTGTGGGACCGCGACGTGCTCGCCGCGACCCGCGCCGCGACCGCGTTCGGCTACGTGCTCGCGGCGGAACTGCGCGCGTGCGGCATCGACATGAGCTTTACGCCGGTGCTCGATCTGAACTACGGACAGTCGAAAGTCATCGGCGATCGCGCGCTGCACGGCGATCCGCGCGTCGTCGCGATGCTCGCGAAAAGCCTGAATCACGGTCTCGCGCTCGCCGGCATGGCGAACTGCGGCAAGCACTTTCCGGGTCATGGTTTTGCCGAGGCCGATTCGCACGTCGCATTGCCGACCGACGATCGCCCGCTCGAGGAAATCCTTGCCGCCGATGTGCGTCCGTACGACTGGCTCGGCATGTCGCTTTCGTCGGTGATTCCGGCGCACGTCATCTACACGCAAGTCGACGACAAGCCCGCGGGCTTCTCGCGCATCTGGCTGCAGGACATTCTGCGCGGCCGGCTCGGCTTCAACGGCGCGATCTTCAGCGACGATCTGTCGATGGAAGCGGCGCGCGCCGGCGGCACGCTCACCGAAGCCGCGACGGCCGCGCTCACCGCGGGCTGCGACATGGTGCTGATCTGCAATCAGCCGGAAGAGGCGGGCCGCGTGCTGGAGCAACTGCGCTATACGCCGCCGAAGGCGTCCACGCAGCGCATCGCGCAGATGCGTCCGCGCGGCAAGGCGCTGCGCTGGAGCAAGCTGCAGGCGCATCCGGATTATCTGGCGGCGCGCGCGCTGGTCAAGGAAACGCTCGGCTAA
- the pdxJ gene encoding pyridoxine 5'-phosphate synthase, whose translation MSFFLSSPASVIDLGVNIDHVATLRNARGTSYPDPIRAALAAEDAGADAITLHLREDRRHIVDADVRTLRPLLKTRMNLECAVTREMLDIACEIRPHDVCLVPEKREELTTEGGLDVAGQFEAVKAACRQLADAGARVSLFIDPDETQIRAAHEAGAPVIELHTGSYAEAHDGARQRSEFERVAASVDFGNALGLKVNAGHGLHYTNVQAIAALPGIVELNIGHAIVAHSIFAGWDNAVREMKAIMVASRLAASHAR comes from the coding sequence ATGAGCTTCTTTCTTTCGTCGCCTGCGAGCGTGATCGATCTGGGCGTCAACATCGATCACGTCGCCACGCTGCGCAATGCGCGCGGCACGTCCTATCCCGATCCGATCCGCGCGGCGCTCGCCGCCGAGGACGCGGGCGCCGACGCCATCACGCTGCATCTGCGCGAAGATCGCCGCCATATTGTCGATGCTGATGTGCGCACGCTGCGTCCGCTGCTCAAAACTCGCATGAATCTCGAATGCGCGGTCACGCGCGAGATGCTCGATATCGCATGCGAAATCCGCCCGCATGATGTCTGCCTCGTGCCGGAGAAGCGCGAGGAACTGACGACGGAAGGCGGCCTCGACGTCGCCGGACAATTCGAAGCGGTGAAGGCCGCGTGCCGGCAACTCGCCGACGCGGGCGCGCGCGTGTCGCTGTTCATCGATCCGGACGAGACGCAGATTCGCGCCGCGCACGAAGCGGGCGCGCCGGTCATCGAACTGCATACCGGAAGCTACGCCGAGGCGCACGACGGAGCCCGTCAGCGCAGCGAGTTCGAACGCGTCGCGGCGAGCGTCGATTTCGGCAACGCGCTCGGGCTCAAGGTCAACGCGGGGCACGGCCTGCACTACACCAACGTGCAGGCGATCGCGGCGCTGCCGGGGATCGTCGAACTGAATATCGGGCACGCGATCGTCGCGCATTCGATCTTCGCCGGCTGGGACAACGCCGTGCGCGAGATGAAGGCGATCATGGTCGCGTCGCGGCTCGCCGCCAGCCACGCGCGCTGA
- the lepA gene encoding translation elongation factor 4 — MNHIRNFSIIAHIDHGKSTLADRIIQLCGGLSDREMEAQVLDSMDLERERGITIKAQTAALTYKARDGQVYNLNLIDTPGHVDFSYEVSRSLSACEGALLVVDASQGVEAQTVANCYTAIELGVEVVPVLNKIDLPAANPENAISEIEDVIGIDAADAVHCSAKTGLGVEDVLESLIAKVPPPKGNTDAPLQALIIDSWFDNYVGVVMLVRIVNGTLKPKDKIKMMATGAQYPVEHLGVFAPKSTNLSQLSAGQVGFVIAGIKELTAAKVGDTVTLANRPAEAPLPGFKEVKPQVFAGLYPVEANQYDALRESLEKLKLNDASLQYEPEVSQALGFGFRCGFLGLLHMEIVQERLEREFDMDLITTAPTVIYEVVQRDGTTISVENPAKMPEPSKIEEVREPIVTVNLYMPQEYVGSVITLCTNKRGSQINMQYHGRQVQLTYEIPMAEIVLDFFDRLKSTSRGYASMDYEFKEYRAADVVKVDMLINGDKVDALSVIVHRSQSQHRGREVASKMRELIPRQMYDVAIQATIGSNIIARENIKALRKNVLAKCYGGDISRKKKLLEKQKAGKKRMKQVGTVEIPQEAFLAILRVDE, encoded by the coding sequence ATGAATCATATTCGTAACTTTTCGATCATTGCGCACATCGACCACGGCAAATCCACGCTCGCTGACCGCATCATCCAGTTGTGCGGCGGACTGTCCGATCGTGAGATGGAAGCGCAGGTGCTCGATTCGATGGACCTCGAGCGCGAGCGCGGCATCACGATCAAGGCGCAGACCGCGGCGCTGACGTACAAGGCGCGCGACGGCCAGGTCTACAACCTCAATCTGATCGATACCCCCGGGCACGTCGACTTCTCCTACGAGGTCAGCCGTTCGCTCTCCGCGTGCGAGGGTGCGCTGCTCGTCGTCGATGCGAGTCAGGGCGTCGAGGCTCAGACCGTCGCGAACTGCTACACGGCCATCGAACTGGGCGTCGAAGTCGTGCCGGTGCTGAACAAGATCGACTTGCCGGCCGCGAACCCCGAGAACGCGATCAGCGAAATCGAGGACGTGATCGGCATCGACGCAGCCGACGCCGTGCATTGCAGCGCGAAGACCGGTCTCGGCGTCGAGGACGTGCTCGAATCGCTGATCGCCAAGGTGCCGCCGCCCAAGGGCAATACGGACGCGCCGCTGCAGGCGCTCATCATCGACTCGTGGTTCGACAACTACGTTGGCGTCGTGATGCTCGTGCGCATCGTCAACGGCACGTTGAAGCCGAAAGACAAGATCAAGATGATGGCGACCGGCGCGCAGTATCCGGTCGAGCATCTCGGCGTTTTCGCGCCGAAGTCCACCAATCTCTCGCAGTTGTCGGCGGGGCAGGTGGGCTTCGTGATCGCGGGCATCAAGGAACTGACGGCCGCCAAGGTGGGCGACACCGTCACGCTCGCGAACCGTCCCGCCGAAGCGCCGCTGCCCGGCTTCAAGGAAGTGAAGCCGCAGGTGTTCGCGGGGCTCTATCCGGTCGAGGCGAACCAGTACGACGCGCTGCGCGAATCGCTCGAAAAGCTGAAGCTCAACGACGCATCGCTGCAATACGAGCCGGAAGTGTCGCAGGCGCTTGGCTTCGGCTTCCGCTGCGGCTTCCTCGGCCTCTTGCACATGGAAATCGTGCAGGAGCGGCTCGAGCGCGAGTTCGACATGGACCTGATCACCACGGCACCCACGGTGATCTACGAAGTCGTCCAGCGCGACGGCACGACCATTTCCGTCGAGAATCCGGCGAAGATGCCGGAGCCGTCGAAGATCGAGGAAGTGCGCGAACCGATCGTCACCGTGAACCTGTACATGCCGCAGGAATATGTCGGCTCGGTCATCACGCTGTGCACCAACAAGCGCGGCTCGCAGATCAACATGCAGTATCACGGCCGTCAGGTGCAGCTCACGTACGAAATCCCGATGGCGGAAATCGTGCTCGACTTCTTCGACCGCCTGAAGTCCACCTCGCGCGGCTATGCGTCGATGGACTACGAGTTCAAGGAATATCGCGCGGCCGACGTGGTCAAGGTAGACATGCTCATCAACGGCGACAAGGTCGATGCGCTGTCGGTCATCGTGCACCGTTCGCAGAGCCAGCATCGCGGCCGCGAAGTGGCGTCGAAGATGCGTGAACTCATCCCGCGCCAGATGTACGACGTGGCCATTCAGGCGACCATCGGCTCGAACATCATCGCGCGCGAGAATATCAAGGCGCTGCGCAAGAACGTGCTGGCGAAGTGCTACGGCGGCGACATCTCGCGCAAGAAGAAGCTGCTGGAGAAGCAGAAGGCGGGCAAGAAGCGCATGAAGCAGGTCGGCACGGTCGAGATCCCGCAAGAGGCTTTCCTCGCGATCCTGCGTGTGGACGAATGA
- a CDS encoding MucB/RseB C-terminal domain-containing protein, with protein sequence MLCAAALLTAASGSFAQTDDPAATRKSAVSLLNRIHEAAQQQNYEGTFVYQRGATVQSSRITHVATRGDGEYESLESLDGAPRKMLRHDDDMFTFVPERHLLVVEHRQNRDSFPALLAASGDQVLSVYEPKLLGSDRVAGLDSQVLELDPKDSYRFAYKLWADAKTGLLLRAQTLDPDGQVLEQLSFSQVRIGGPVDKTPIANGIRSTSGWTIVRPPVQAVDMEAQGWQLTPNIAGFRKIRELRRPMASSQPGQPPIPVDQAVFSDGLATISVFVEPVEKNTRKEGAGNSGATHVLVKRRGDFWITLLGEVPQATLQQFASAIEYKPSK encoded by the coding sequence ATGCTGTGCGCAGCCGCGTTGTTGACGGCGGCATCGGGCAGTTTTGCCCAGACGGACGATCCCGCCGCCACTCGCAAATCGGCTGTCAGCCTGCTCAACCGCATCCACGAGGCGGCCCAGCAGCAGAATTACGAGGGTACGTTCGTCTACCAGCGCGGCGCGACCGTTCAGTCGTCGCGCATCACGCATGTCGCCACACGCGGCGATGGCGAATACGAATCCCTGGAAAGTCTCGACGGCGCGCCGCGCAAGATGCTGCGCCACGACGACGACATGTTCACGTTCGTCCCCGAGCGGCACTTGCTGGTCGTCGAGCATCGGCAAAACCGGGACTCGTTCCCGGCGCTGCTCGCCGCGAGCGGCGATCAGGTGCTGTCTGTCTACGAACCCAAGCTTCTGGGCAGCGACCGCGTCGCGGGTCTGGACAGCCAGGTGCTCGAACTCGATCCAAAAGATTCCTACCGCTTCGCCTACAAGCTGTGGGCCGACGCAAAAACCGGCCTGCTGCTGCGCGCGCAGACGCTCGATCCCGACGGCCAGGTGCTCGAACAGCTGTCGTTCTCGCAGGTGCGCATTGGCGGGCCGGTCGACAAAACGCCGATCGCGAACGGCATCCGCAGTACGTCGGGCTGGACCATCGTGCGCCCGCCCGTGCAGGCGGTGGACATGGAAGCGCAGGGCTGGCAGCTGACGCCGAATATCGCGGGCTTTCGCAAGATTCGCGAGTTACGCCGTCCGATGGCGTCGAGCCAGCCGGGCCAGCCGCCGATTCCGGTCGATCAGGCGGTGTTTTCGGACGGCCTCGCGACCATCTCCGTGTTCGTCGAGCCGGTCGAAAAGAATACGCGCAAGGAAGGCGCGGGCAACAGCGGCGCAACACACGTGCTTGTGAAGCGGCGCGGGGATTTCTGGATTACCTTGTTGGGCGAAGTGCCGCAAGCTACATTGCAGCAATTTGCTTCTGCCATAGAATACAAGCCTTCCAAGTAA
- the acpS gene encoding holo-ACP synthase, giving the protein MAIYGIGTDVVQVSRVAAVMERTHGRFAEKVLGPDELRIYHARRARSEVRGLAFLATRFSAKEAFSKAIGLGMRWPMTWRALQTLNEPSGKPMIAASGELAEWLAQRGITAQVTVSDERDYAVSFVIAEVPDPV; this is encoded by the coding sequence ATGGCCATCTACGGAATCGGCACGGACGTCGTACAGGTGAGCCGCGTCGCGGCGGTGATGGAGCGCACCCACGGCCGCTTCGCCGAAAAGGTGCTCGGCCCGGACGAGTTGCGCATCTATCATGCGCGTCGCGCGCGCTCGGAAGTGCGCGGCCTCGCGTTTCTTGCCACGCGCTTCTCCGCCAAGGAAGCGTTTTCGAAAGCGATCGGCCTCGGCATGCGCTGGCCGATGACCTGGCGCGCGCTGCAAACACTCAACGAGCCGAGCGGCAAGCCCATGATCGCGGCATCCGGCGAACTGGCCGAATGGCTCGCGCAACGCGGGATCACCGCGCAAGTCACGGTCAGCGACGAACGCGACTACGCGGTGTCTTTCGTGATCGCGGAAGTGCCCGATCCGGTCTGA
- the recO gene encoding DNA repair protein RecO has translation MDDGTNDAWMMPPADDRPDDDFDASERPAARVARKRTRAAPSVADSSDGADSAPKKPRAAPRSDFRVAEQPGFVLHSYPYRETSLIIDVFSRDHGRVALVAKGAKRPHSALRGVLQTFQPLGLSWSGKGEVRTLTTAEWVGGMLPLAGDALLCGFYVNELLVKFCAREDAHPALFNHYVLTLSRLAHDEPAVQVLRSFERVLLRETGYAMNLVRTVTREPVAPEGRYVFDPDRGVRAASDDLPAPWPVIAGQTLIDMERDDYTNPQSAAQSKTLMRFLLNHYLGGTPLATRQILIDLQKL, from the coding sequence ATGGACGACGGCACCAACGACGCGTGGATGATGCCGCCCGCCGACGATCGTCCCGACGACGACTTCGACGCGAGCGAGCGCCCGGCGGCGCGCGTCGCCAGGAAGCGCACTCGCGCGGCGCCGTCCGTCGCCGATAGCTCGGATGGCGCAGACAGCGCGCCGAAGAAACCGCGCGCGGCGCCGCGTTCCGACTTTCGCGTCGCCGAGCAGCCGGGTTTCGTGCTGCATAGCTATCCGTATCGCGAGACGAGTCTCATCATCGATGTGTTCTCGCGCGATCACGGCCGCGTCGCGCTCGTCGCGAAGGGCGCAAAGCGTCCGCATTCCGCGCTGCGCGGCGTGCTGCAGACGTTTCAGCCGCTGGGCCTGTCGTGGTCCGGCAAGGGCGAAGTCCGCACGCTGACGACCGCCGAGTGGGTCGGCGGCATGCTGCCGCTCGCGGGCGACGCGCTGCTTTGCGGCTTCTACGTCAACGAACTGCTCGTGAAGTTTTGCGCGCGCGAAGACGCGCATCCGGCGCTCTTCAATCACTACGTTCTGACGCTTTCGCGCCTCGCGCACGACGAACCCGCCGTGCAGGTGCTGCGTTCGTTCGAGCGCGTCCTGTTGCGCGAAACCGGTTACGCGATGAATCTCGTGCGCACCGTCACGCGCGAGCCGGTCGCGCCCGAGGGCCGCTATGTCTTCGACCCGGATCGCGGCGTGCGCGCAGCCTCCGACGATCTGCCCGCGCCGTGGCCGGTGATCGCGGGGCAGACGCTCATCGACATGGAACGCGACGATTACACGAACCCGCAGAGCGCCGCGCAAAGCAAGACGCTGATGCGCTTTCTGCTGAATCATTACCTGGGCGGCACGCCGCTCGCCACCCGTCAGATACTGATCGACCTGCAAAAACTATGA
- the rnc gene encoding ribonuclease III — protein MPSSPLESRLRYEFRNAELLRQAMTHRSHSATHNERLEFLGDSVLNCVVAALLFQRFSKLDEGDLSRVRANLVKQQSLYEIAQALNVSECLRLGEGELRSGGFRRPSILADTLEAIFGAIFLDGGFDAAHTVIKRLYTPVLDHIDPRTIGKDAKTLLQEYLQGHKIALPTYTVVATHGAAHNQQFEVECTVPKLDIKVSGSGASRRAAEQAAAKKALDEVVAAAPTLGVKPKRKGARAAKLAEAEFVPGVTGIQAALDLRSPDRRERHHAPHGAQHDADERPAATPLAVIRATHVEPSAGAYAASEKAERHVIHKPEKAAKSESATAAAADKPASADDRNPADDRDPDAAEARGSASADAPASRVARAADAGH, from the coding sequence ATGCCATCTTCTCCGTTGGAAAGCCGGCTGCGGTATGAATTTCGCAATGCGGAATTGCTGCGCCAGGCGATGACCCACCGCAGTCACAGCGCCACGCACAATGAACGGCTCGAATTTCTCGGCGATTCCGTTCTAAATTGCGTGGTGGCGGCGCTTTTGTTCCAACGATTCAGCAAACTCGACGAAGGCGACCTGTCGCGCGTGCGCGCCAATCTGGTCAAACAGCAGTCGCTTTACGAAATCGCGCAGGCGCTCAACGTGTCCGAATGCCTGCGTCTGGGCGAAGGCGAATTGCGCAGCGGCGGTTTTCGCCGCCCGTCGATTCTCGCGGACACGCTCGAAGCCATTTTCGGCGCCATCTTCCTCGACGGCGGTTTCGACGCCGCGCACACCGTCATCAAGCGGCTTTATACGCCGGTGCTGGACCATATCGATCCGCGCACCATCGGCAAGGACGCCAAGACGCTGCTCCAGGAATATCTGCAAGGCCACAAGATCGCGCTGCCGACCTATACCGTCGTCGCGACTCACGGCGCCGCGCACAATCAGCAATTCGAAGTTGAATGCACGGTGCCGAAGCTCGACATCAAGGTGTCCGGTTCCGGCGCGAGCCGCCGCGCGGCCGAACAGGCTGCCGCCAAAAAGGCGCTCGACGAAGTCGTGGCCGCGGCACCCACGCTTGGCGTGAAGCCGAAGCGCAAGGGCGCGCGCGCCGCGAAGCTGGCCGAAGCCGAATTCGTGCCCGGCGTCACCGGCATTCAGGCTGCGCTCGATCTGCGTTCGCCCGACCGGCGCGAGCGTCATCATGCACCGCACGGCGCGCAGCACGATGCCGACGAGCGCCCGGCCGCCACGCCGCTTGCGGTGATCCGCGCGACGCACGTGGAACCGTCCGCCGGCGCATACGCGGCGAGCGAGAAGGCCGAGCGTCATGTGATCCACAAGCCGGAGAAAGCGGCGAAGAGTGAATCCGCGACCGCCGCCGCGGCAGACAAGCCGGCGTCCGCCGACGACCGCAACCCCGCCGATGATCGCGACCCCGACGCCGCCGAAGCCCGCGGAAGCGCAAGCGCGGATGCACCGGCAAGCCGTGTCGCGCGCGCCGCCGACGCCGGTCATTGA
- a CDS encoding glutaredoxin family protein, translating into MNSTPGAAFILYGRAWCHLCEDMRAELAPLAARHGLAIDWVDIDEDPALEARYNELVPVLALDGVELCRYRLDARAVQAALDARSA; encoded by the coding sequence ATGAACTCCACGCCGGGCGCGGCTTTCATCCTTTACGGGCGCGCCTGGTGCCATTTGTGCGAGGACATGCGCGCCGAACTGGCCCCGCTCGCCGCGCGCCACGGCCTCGCGATCGACTGGGTGGACATCGACGAAGATCCGGCGCTCGAGGCGCGTTACAACGAACTCGTGCCGGTGTTGGCGCTGGACGGCGTCGAGCTTTGCCGCTACCGGCTCGACGCGCGCGCGGTTCAGGCGGCGCTCGACGCGCGGAGCGCGTGA
- the era gene encoding GTPase Era, with protein sequence MNAPTSSGFRCGMVAIVGRPNVGKSTLMNALVGQKVSITSRKAQTTRHRITGINTVDDAQYIFVDTPGFQTRHSGALNRSLNRAVTSTLTSVDAILFVIEAGRFGPDDQRVLDLIPAGTPTLLIANKLDRVGDKDSLFPFMQQMAALREFREIVPLSAKHPEDIKRLMSVVKPYLPEGEPIYGEDDLTDRSERFLAAEILREKVFRWTGDELPYTSTVLIDKFETEGRLRRVFATILVDRDGHKAMIIGQKGAKLKQISTDARLDMEKLFDGPVYLETFIKVKSGWADNEAGLRAYGYE encoded by the coding sequence ATGAACGCTCCTACTTCCTCCGGTTTCCGCTGCGGCATGGTCGCGATCGTCGGCCGCCCGAACGTCGGCAAGTCGACGCTGATGAACGCGCTCGTCGGCCAGAAGGTGAGCATCACGTCGCGCAAGGCGCAGACCACGCGCCACCGCATCACCGGCATCAATACGGTCGACGACGCGCAGTACATCTTCGTCGATACGCCCGGCTTCCAGACGCGCCACAGCGGCGCGCTCAATCGCTCGCTGAACCGCGCGGTGACATCCACGCTCACGTCCGTCGATGCAATTCTGTTCGTCATCGAAGCAGGCCGCTTCGGCCCGGACGACCAGCGCGTGCTCGACCTGATTCCCGCCGGCACGCCGACGCTGCTTATCGCCAACAAGCTCGATCGCGTGGGCGACAAGGATTCGCTTTTCCCGTTCATGCAGCAGATGGCCGCGTTGCGCGAGTTTCGCGAGATCGTGCCGCTGTCGGCCAAGCATCCGGAGGACATCAAGCGGCTGATGTCGGTCGTGAAGCCGTATCTGCCCGAAGGCGAGCCGATCTACGGCGAAGACGACCTGACCGATCGCAGCGAGCGATTCCTCGCGGCCGAAATCCTGCGTGAGAAAGTGTTCCGCTGGACCGGCGACGAGCTGCCGTACACGAGCACGGTGCTGATCGACAAGTTCGAGACCGAAGGGCGCCTGCGCCGCGTTTTCGCGACGATTCTCGTTGATCGCGACGGCCACAAGGCGATGATCATCGGCCAGAAGGGCGCGAAGCTGAAGCAGATCAGCACGGACGCGCGCCTCGACATGGAAAAGCTCTTCGACGGTCCCGTGTATCTCGAAACCTTCATCAAGGTGAAGAGCGGCTGGGCCGACAACGAAGCGGGCCTGCGCGCATACGGCTACGAGTGA
- a CDS encoding DegQ family serine endoprotease has product MSNYSLRKFIAAAALAVCLPFVSQSASAVPTVNLPDFTTLVDKVGPSVVNIRTTSRVGSGTELRGVPPGLDDGDMSEFFRRFFGIPMPGQPGSPRGGGGGGGNNGGSGGDQGKGGSRNAPDDNQDNSEQSSGVGSGFILSTDGYVMTNAHVVDDADTIYVTLTDKREFKARLVGVDERTDVAVVKISATNLPAITIGDSNKVRVGEWVLAIGSPFGLDNTVTAGIVSAKGRDTGDYLPFIQTDVAVNPGNSGGPLINMAGEVIGINSQIYSRTGGFMGISFAIPIDEAMRVADQLKTSGKVVRGRIAVAIGEVTKDVADSLGLPKAQGALVSSVESGGPADKAGVQPGDIIMKFNGQNVETATDLPRMVGDTKPGTKATITVWRKGQTRELPIVVAEMQPDKVAKAEQKKTPQPKERASNSLGLAVSDIPAEQRKSLKLTSGVQVDAVEGPAARAGFQKGDIILRVGDTDITSAKQFEAVAQNLDASKMVPILVRRGDNTQFVPLRPRVPAQK; this is encoded by the coding sequence ATGAGCAACTACTCGCTGCGCAAGTTCATCGCGGCCGCGGCGCTCGCCGTGTGCCTGCCGTTCGTCTCGCAGAGTGCGTCAGCGGTGCCCACGGTGAACCTGCCGGACTTTACGACGCTCGTCGACAAAGTGGGGCCGTCGGTTGTGAACATTCGCACGACTTCGCGCGTCGGGTCCGGCACTGAACTGCGCGGCGTGCCGCCCGGTCTCGATGACGGCGACATGTCCGAGTTCTTCCGCCGCTTCTTCGGCATTCCGATGCCCGGCCAGCCCGGTTCGCCGCGCGGCGGCGGCGGTGGTGGAGGCAACAACGGCGGCAGCGGCGGCGATCAGGGCAAGGGCGGCAGCCGCAACGCGCCTGACGACAACCAGGACAATTCGGAACAAAGCAGTGGCGTCGGCTCGGGCTTCATCCTGTCGACGGACGGCTACGTGATGACCAACGCGCACGTCGTCGACGATGCCGACACCATCTACGTCACGCTCACCGACAAGCGCGAATTCAAGGCGCGGCTCGTCGGCGTCGACGAGCGCACGGACGTGGCCGTGGTCAAGATCAGCGCGACGAATCTGCCGGCAATCACCATCGGCGATTCGAACAAGGTGCGCGTCGGCGAATGGGTGCTCGCGATCGGTTCGCCGTTCGGCCTCGACAACACCGTGACCGCGGGCATCGTCAGCGCGAAGGGGCGCGATACGGGCGACTACCTGCCGTTCATCCAGACCGATGTGGCCGTGAACCCGGGCAACTCGGGCGGGCCGCTCATCAACATGGCGGGCGAGGTGATCGGCATCAATTCGCAGATCTACAGCCGCACGGGCGGCTTCATGGGCATCTCGTTCGCGATTCCGATCGACGAAGCAATGCGCGTGGCCGATCAGCTGAAGACCTCGGGCAAGGTCGTGCGCGGGCGCATCGCGGTGGCGATCGGCGAAGTGACGAAAGACGTCGCGGATTCGCTCGGATTGCCGAAGGCGCAGGGCGCGCTCGTGTCGAGCGTCGAGTCGGGCGGTCCGGCGGACAAGGCGGGCGTGCAGCCGGGCGACATCATCATGAAGTTCAACGGCCAGAACGTCGAAACCGCGACGGATCTGCCGCGCATGGTCGGCGACACGAAGCCCGGCACCAAAGCCACGATCACCGTGTGGCGTAAAGGCCAGACGCGCGAACTGCCGATTGTCGTGGCCGAGATGCAGCCGGACAAGGTCGCGAAGGCCGAGCAGAAGAAGACGCCGCAGCCGAAGGAACGCGCGAGCAATTCGCTCGGGCTCGCGGTGAGCGATATCCCGGCCGAGCAGCGCAAGTCGCTGAAACTCACGAGCGGCGTGCAGGTGGACGCGGTCGAGGGTCCGGCGGCGCGCGCGGGCTTCCAGAAGGGCGACATCATCCTGCGCGTCGGCGATACGGACATCACGAGCGCGAAGCAGTTCGAAGCGGTCGCGCAGAATCTCGACGCCAGCAAAATGGTGCCGATTCTCGTGCGTCGCGGCGACAACACGCAGTTCGTGCCGCTGCGCCCGCGCGTGCCGGCGCAGAAGTAG
- the lepB gene encoding signal peptidase I, protein MNFALILLILVVLTGIAWVLDKLVFLPQRRRAADAAAAEFDRQQERVGERFADENAAQTRARLRDDKLRQPWWLEYTASFFPVILAVFVVRSFIIEPFKIPSGSMVPTLLVGDFILVNKYEYGLRLPIINTKMTQGRPLQRGDVVVFRYPKDESVDYIKRVIGLPGDTVAYEDKKLTINGKPVPETPLPDYFDDERIGYAKQFEEDLDGRKNAILNNPQVPPFVVGADDFPFRDNCNYNAQGVTCKVPPGNYFMMGDNRDNSADSRYWGFVPDQNIVGRAFFIWMNFSNLKRIGSFQ, encoded by the coding sequence ATGAATTTTGCACTGATTCTCTTGATCCTCGTCGTTCTGACGGGAATTGCATGGGTGCTCGACAAGCTGGTCTTTCTGCCGCAACGGCGCCGCGCCGCCGATGCCGCCGCGGCCGAGTTCGACCGCCAGCAGGAACGCGTGGGCGAGCGTTTCGCCGATGAAAACGCCGCGCAAACGCGCGCCCGCCTGCGTGACGACAAATTGCGCCAGCCGTGGTGGCTCGAATACACGGCGAGCTTCTTTCCGGTGATCCTCGCGGTGTTCGTGGTGCGCTCGTTTATCATCGAGCCGTTCAAGATTCCGTCCGGCTCGATGGTGCCGACACTGCTCGTCGGCGACTTCATCCTCGTCAACAAGTACGAGTACGGTCTGCGCCTGCCGATCATCAACACGAAGATGACGCAAGGCCGCCCGCTGCAACGCGGCGACGTGGTCGTGTTCCGTTATCCGAAGGACGAGTCGGTCGACTACATCAAGCGCGTGATCGGCCTGCCGGGCGACACGGTCGCTTACGAAGACAAGAAGCTCACGATCAACGGCAAGCCGGTGCCGGAAACCCCGCTGCCCGACTATTTCGACGACGAGCGCATCGGCTACGCGAAGCAGTTCGAAGAAGACCTCGACGGCCGCAAGAACGCGATCCTGAACAATCCGCAGGTGCCGCCGTTCGTCGTCGGCGCGGACGACTTCCCCTTCCGCGACAACTGCAACTACAACGCGCAGGGCGTCACGTGCAAGGTGCCGCCGGGCAACTACTTCATGATGGGCGACAACCGCGACAACAGTGCCGACAGCCGCTACTGGGGCTTCGTGCCGGATCAGAACATCGTGGGTCGTGCGTTCTTCATCTGGATGAACTTCAGCAACCTGAAGCGGATCGGCTCGTTCCAGTGA